CTTGTGATGAAATGCATTGTTGACCTGAATGTTGAACCTGTGCTCTACTTGTGACTGTGGTTGCAGCGTGGTTCGTGGTGGGAACATGCGGGGCTTTTTGTTTCATCCTGATCCAGTTGGTTCTTCTGGTAGACTTTGCCCATTCTTGGAATGAGTCCTGGGTGGACAAAATGGAGAAAGGAAATGCCAAAGGCTGGTATGCAGGTAAGGAGAaattataaaatgtatttagaaTTAGCTTACAATCTTTTTGTTGTCTTATTGTAGTTATTTTACAATATcccaatatttattttttagtgTGCATTTTCTACTGTTTAGTCAGACAATTTACTGCTGGTTGAGATTGGCTCCACAGACACGTTTTGAAACCTAATCCAATCTGATTCTGTCTTGGATATTCTAGCCTTACTGACTGTGACAATCCTAaactacatcctgtccttcatCGCCATCATCCTCTTCTTCGTCTTCTACACCCAGCCAGAGGGATGTCTCATCAACAAGTTCTTCATCAGCTTCAACATGCTCCTCTGCATCGTGGCTTCTGTTGTGTCTGTCCTGCCCAAAGTACAGGTCAGGCACACTGAACCATTCAGCTACATTACCTTTCTACTTATCAATTTGTTGAAGTGATAAGTGAACCGATTTAAATCAATATACTTAAAATGATATGTACTGTACAATCCCAATGTTGATGGAATTTCATACACTTGAAAGCTGGAGGCCTTTAGTTATAGTACTGTTGCTGATAACTAAatgataactgtgtgtgtaggagtcccAGCCAAAGTCTGGTTTACTTCAGTCATCCATCATCACCTTGTACACCATGTATCTGACCTGGTCTGCTATGACCAACGAGCCTGGTGAGagatttgttttaaataaaaacaCCCATTTTATTGAGATGAAGCCATCTCTAATAACCATACAACTTTTGAAACAGGGAACTTGTAGTAGTAACAAACTAAACGTATTATACTGAATatgtccccccacacacctatCCCTTTTATTTTCCCTTATGGATGATGGCCTCGTCCGAACCACCCCCCTCAGACCGGGCATGCAACCCCAGCCTGCTGAGCATCTTCCAGCAGATCGCCGTCCCAACGCTGGCCCCTCTGGAGATCGAGAACCAGACGGCAGTGGTGATCATCGGCACGGAGGTGCCCACTCCGTCCTCGCCCTACCTGCAGTGGTGGGATGCCCAGAGCATCGTGGGCCTGGCCATCTTCATCCTCTGTATCCTCTACTCAAGGTATTATAGCATGGGAGTGACATAAGAAATGGAGGGATGGTTTGAACAAATGCACAAGCTCCTGCTTATGTGTGAGAAATGTAACCGCTAGCATGCAGAGGCTGTGTATTGAGGTTGATGCAAATTATGTTGCTTAAAAGGCCGTGTGTGATGCTATTTTGAGAACTTCAACCATAACTACCATaaccgggagtacaacggcacttaggaatgattgccaggacctgatgttagtttcccccaggatcacaatgactcttattgagagacttgttgctcttgttggtttgttgtaactgtcttacaATTATTGTAtttgctgtgaaatatattattgttgcttactttttccacaggtacactcttgcacttttgaggttcttgctgtttaattgtaacttgtctataactacatgctcttattgttcttccctcttggacttatttggtttcaaaatgtatgcttcatgtttggctacccgcaatgtttggggttatctcgttgttatgatcagtgacctatgcacttttgtaaaactctctcttggaagtcgctttggatgaaaagtgtctgctaaatgcataaatgtaaatgtaaactaaccctaactaaaGTATAACTATAAGGCAGTACAACTGTCAGATCAGATAAAACCACTATTGCCTGGGGTTTTTACAAGCACTTCtgtaaggtcctttttctcttcCTGGGCAGTATCCGCTCCTCCAACACCAGCCAGGTGAATAAGCTGACCATGGCCTCTAAAGATGCCATCATCCTGGCCGAGAGCAATGCCGGCACTCCGGACGAGTCAGAGGGTGGGGTGGTCAGTGGGCCCAGGCGTGTGGAGGACAACGAGAGAGACGTGGTCCAGTACAGCTACTCTTTCTTCCACTTCATGCTCTTCCTGGCCTCCCTCTACATCATGATGACTCTTACCAACTGGTACAGGTCAGTAGACGTCTCCAACTGCAACAAACATTGCTCATAATATGAGATTACATATGAGAGTAGAACAATTCTTTTTACGGAAATGCTTTCCTCAGTTCATGTCAAGAAATTGTAGACAGCACTGCTAAAAGTATAATAAGCTACTCTACTCTATTACATGGGGAAGTCTGTACGTCACTATACACAGGGAGGATTACAAAttgttgattgtttttattAGCCCTGACGCAGACTACAACGCCATGACCAGCAAATGGCCAGCCGTGTGGGTGAAGATCACCTCCAGCTGGGTGTGTTTGTCCCTCTATGTGTGGACCCTGGTCGTCCCCATGATTCTCACAAATCGGGATTTCAGTTGAACACGCTCCagcttctctcttccttttttctcccttttcaGGCAAACTTTTGTCATGTATTATGTGATTTCTgtcaaaacatacagtacactacACCATATAATCTATAAATATGTTTTCAATTAAGTTAGCCTTCACTTTTAGGAGGGTTAATTCCATTAGACTGATGCACACTTAGATTTGGACAACACCACTAAATCATTTGTTCTGTGTATTAAAAGTGCCATAAAGCCTGAACTTGATACCAAATGTTTGTTAGATGCATTATGGGAAATGTAGACCCAACAAGGAGAGATTGATTTGAATTGCCATACATAGGGGGACCAATTACAGTGGATTGGATGCTATGCTAAATAGCACTTAACCAACTTGCACGTCACAATCACTGCTTgatatgtggtgttgtattgGACCATGTAGTTTACACTGTGCAGGCCTAAAAGTGTTCATTTAATAGCGTTTGTTTTCTGGAAATAGCACGTATTTAAGTTTTTTTTGTATTACGCTTACTTAATTGTTGCTATTAGCTTTGTAAttgagtgatttttttttttctttggatTGTGGTTATGACCATAGTGTGCTGCTAAGCCTACATTGCCTTACATATGTTTATGAATCTTTGAACAAAGCTATATATGGGTACAGCAATTAGAGTTTTCAAAAGTTTTTGAATGGATATACACTTCACTTAAAATGTGTGTGCTTCTGCAAAACATTTGTGTACTCTTGTCCTAAATGTTATTTAATGTTTATGAGTGGATCGGAAGACTAATGTCCTGCTTACTGAAGGAACAGAATCATATTTTACTTTCTTATAATACAACTGCGGGCTATGACTTTCTAAAATTGCTAAACCGATTAACAGTCGTCAAGTCAAAAACATTTTGTTAGCTTGACACTTAAATgcacaataaaataaataataaaatactaCTTGATATTAGCACTTTGAAGTATTATAAAATTTCTTAATTGTCAAATTTATGATAAAACAGGTATGTTGTAGGACATAATTTAAGCATGACATGGCTTACAGTTtacgtattattattatttttatcaatTTGAGACCAAAACAACCTATTAAGCCATTAAATACTGTAATTGTGATGTGGGTGTCAACAGTGCTTCAATCCGTTGAACTGTTCAGGATGTGTGAAGAAATAAAGAACAAGTTTTGCAACAGTTCAATGCCATCTAAATTATGATTCCACAATCTAGCTGTGATAGTGTCTGGCCTATAGCAAAGCTATAAAGGTCTACCTCCAAGGAACACAAGCATAAAAAATGTCAAAAAAGGTGTAcacaataagaaaaaaaaggatgTTCCTACACCACATGCTGTATTAATACTCAAATTTGAATCGATTCCGTTGTAGATCTTGAGTTTTTTATAACGGTATTGTTTTTATCTGTAGCAGTTGGAATCTACTGGAAGAAATGTAATAGAAAGCACCCTGTAGGCTATGATGAGAGCATGCAAGCAATAAAAACATGACCTTCCCATCACCCATGCGTGATCTGCCCTGTTGCACCTATTGCCCGAGAGCCATGTAAAGAGTGCTCAGCTGTGCCCATAAAGCCTAGATTTCACCAACCACAATAAACTAACCTTGATAAAAGCTTTGCTACAAATTCTAAACATACATAACTAATGTCTCATACACAAAAACTAAATACACTTTGTAAATGTCAAATAAAACTAATGGTTTGAGATCATTCGACAGTTTTCACACACAAAGTTCACTTTTTAGCGGCATAAGTGGATTATATCACCGTAAAATCATTGGAACTTAATTGTGTAAATTTGTCGATGAATAAATTAAATCAACAAGCTGAATGAAATAATCAGCACTATTTTTTCTTACCATGTT
The window above is part of the Osmerus mordax isolate fOsmMor3 chromosome 1, fOsmMor3.pri, whole genome shotgun sequence genome. Proteins encoded here:
- the si:ch73-267c23.10 gene encoding serine incorporator 3; this encodes MGALLGAFSFASWVPCLCSSATCLMCRCCPNSKNSTVTRVIYAFILLLGTIIACIMLSPGVDQQLKRIPGFCEDGAGSSIPGVHANVNCEIFVGYKAVYRVCFGMSMCFLAFALTMIHVKNTKDPRAAIHNGFWFFKIAAMVAVTTGAFYIPEGPFTRTWFVVGTCGAFCFILIQLVLLVDFAHSWNESWVDKMEKGNAKGWYAALLTVTILNYILSFIAIILFFVFYTQPEGCLINKFFISFNMLLCIVASVVSVLPKVQESQPKSGLLQSSIITLYTMYLTWSAMTNEPDRACNPSLLSIFQQIAVPTLAPLEIENQTAVVIIGTEVPTPSSPYLQWWDAQSIVGLAIFILCILYSSIRSSNTSQVNKLTMASKDAIILAESNAGTPDESEGGVVSGPRRVEDNERDVVQYSYSFFHFMLFLASLYIMMTLTNWYSPDADYNAMTSKWPAVWVKITSSWVCLSLYVWTLVVPMILTNRDFS